Proteins co-encoded in one Carcharodon carcharias isolate sCarCar2 chromosome 7, sCarCar2.pri, whole genome shotgun sequence genomic window:
- the LOC121279927 gene encoding tumor suppressor candidate 2-like: protein MGGSSSKGRTFWPFGSGTVSDSANGDSEQSLARYRSSRLGATPFVFSRRSSMYYDEDGDLAHEFYEETFVTKNGRKKAKLKRIHKNLIPQGMVKLDHPRIHVDFPVVLCEV, encoded by the exons ATGGGCGGCAGCAGCTCCAAAGGCCGCACCTTCTGGCCCTTTGGATCGGGCACCGTCAGCGACTCGGCCAACGGCGACAGCGAGCAGAGCCTGGCCCGCTACAGGAGTAGCCGGCTTGGGGCTACTCCTTTCGTCTTCAGCCGCAGGAG CTCGATGTACTATGATGAAGATGGCGATTTGGCTCATGAATTCTATGAAGAAACATTTGTCACAAAGAATGGAAGAAAAAAAGCAAAACTGAAAAGAATTCATAAAAATTTAATACCTCAG GGGATGGTTAAACTGGACCATCCGCGAATCCATGTGGATTTCCCAGTGGTTTTATGTGAGGTGTGA